A region from the Rhodohalobacter sp. 614A genome encodes:
- a CDS encoding glycosyltransferase codes for MKKVLHYKTNFLNKSETFIDRLVQNHLSYQPIALCYRKRAFTDNIRVFEVPQKGLASWINFAAFHSNMTLPFYNQVLRQEKPDLVHAHFGYDAVKLIKATQKSGIPLLTSFYGTDVSRLPSEFGWKRRYRKLAANAAHFIAASEFMKNQLIKLGFPEEKISIVRFGVDLNGANFNESLPSTPKVMMVGRMVEKKGFEYGIQAISNLREKGIKPIVNIYGYGPGMKGLKDLTKKSGLLEQVHFHGYQPVERILEAHHQHSLLLAPSITAKDGDMEGLPNTILEAMAQGTPVVTTRHAAIPEVIEDKKTGFLVNERDADGLADIMEKIFRNEFDLNQIRHKARKTIEEAYSIQQMVRNVEAIYDKININD; via the coding sequence ATGAAAAAAGTACTGCATTACAAGACAAATTTTCTGAACAAATCAGAGACTTTTATTGACCGCCTTGTCCAAAATCACCTTTCCTACCAGCCTATTGCCCTTTGTTATCGAAAAAGAGCCTTTACGGATAACATACGTGTCTTTGAGGTTCCCCAAAAAGGATTGGCATCGTGGATTAATTTTGCAGCTTTTCACAGTAATATGACGCTTCCTTTTTACAACCAGGTTTTAAGACAAGAAAAACCCGATCTGGTTCATGCACATTTTGGATACGATGCTGTGAAACTTATTAAAGCTACTCAAAAGTCTGGAATTCCACTCCTCACCAGTTTTTATGGCACAGACGTTTCAAGGTTACCATCCGAATTTGGGTGGAAACGGCGTTATCGAAAGCTTGCCGCCAATGCCGCACATTTTATCGCTGCCAGCGAATTCATGAAAAATCAGTTAATAAAACTTGGATTTCCTGAGGAGAAAATTTCGATTGTAAGGTTTGGTGTGGATTTAAATGGGGCAAATTTTAATGAATCCCTCCCTTCAACCCCCAAGGTTATGATGGTGGGACGAATGGTAGAAAAAAAAGGATTTGAATACGGAATACAGGCCATATCCAATCTTAGGGAAAAGGGTATAAAACCTATTGTTAATATCTACGGATATGGCCCCGGCATGAAGGGGCTGAAGGATCTCACAAAAAAATCAGGTCTTTTGGAGCAGGTTCATTTTCATGGATATCAACCCGTGGAAAGAATTCTTGAGGCTCACCATCAGCACAGCCTGTTACTGGCGCCAAGCATAACGGCAAAAGACGGTGACATGGAAGGATTGCCGAACACGATCCTGGAAGCAATGGCACAAGGCACACCGGTTGTTACCACAAGACACGCGGCCATTCCCGAAGTGATAGAAGACAAAAAAACCGGCTTTCTCGTAAATGAAAGAGATGCGGACGGCCTTGCAGATATCATGGAAAAAATCTTTCGGAATGAATTCGACCTCAACCAGATTCGCCATAAAGCCAGGAAAACAATTGAAGAAGCATATAGTATTCAACAAATGGTTCGGAACGTTGAAGCCATTTATGATAAAATAAACATCAATGATTGA